A DNA window from Anastrepha obliqua isolate idAnaObli1 chromosome 5, idAnaObli1_1.0, whole genome shotgun sequence contains the following coding sequences:
- the LOC129247060 gene encoding uncharacterized protein LOC129247060 produces the protein MFKTRTWITLSFGLLFCSSFHRALAEDEDNESTESDEAKDEHNVRVTESRLAAQLFAVLEHYKQEDPLGFPGAPIPDPMEVPDIRKSVGMGTLSMSKVKAYGLSKFRIDSIDADLKEMVVDAGIQLDKMDVKGLYTLNALFSRANGPFTVVLKNVFVKAHATLSVERDGRLTTEQIKMDITFGDMTTDFQNLGFMGNLFQSIVNSAPTLVFDAMKPFMLQEADKKLRDEINGNLEKFLGDRRLPNSISPLDMAIAESRREVRSRGYDPYHLPDYNRTAGIFTFQLVNSWIWGVASFYRVGDMSVAMQNNTIKLHFHVGTQEIAGESHWEIDFGLASRTGTFKFSIQYIRLTVDVSQALDTRKRPRINDLQIDLGNMQVRSDGAGTLDYIAEAAVNILPNLLRYQIMDVLENPIKMRIQEKFDTIDVEKAIKDNIEKFETMGSNFSFDFKL, from the exons atgtttaaaactcGCACATGGATCACGTTATCTTTCGGTTTACTATTTTGCTCGAGCTTCCACAGAGCGTTAGCAGAAGATGAGGATAATG AATCTACAGAGTCCGATGAGGCGAAAGACGAACATAATGTACGCGTAACCGAGAGTCGTTTAGCTGCACAACTCTTCGCCGTACTTGAGCATTACAAGCAAGAAGACCCATTGGGTTTCCCTGGCGCACCGATTCCAGATCCAATGGAGGTGCCGGATATTCGTAAAAGCGTCGGTATGGGTACGTTGAGTATGTCGAAAGTGAAGGCGTATGGATTGTCCAAGTTTCGTATCGACTCGATAGATGCGGATTTAAAAGAAATGGTG GTCGATGCCGGCATACAATTGGATAAGATGGACGTAAAGGGATTGTACACGCTCAACGCCCTCTTCTCCCGAGCTAATGGTCCGTTCACTGTTGTGCTTAAAAACGTCTTTGTCAAGGCGCATGCCACACTGTCTGTTGAAAGGGATGGCCGCTTAACTACGGAACAGATTAAAATGGATATTACCTTCGGTGATATGACTACGGATTTCCAGAATTTAGGATTTATGGGCAACTTATTCCAGAGTATTGTAAACTCAGCGCCCACACTCGTTTTCGACGCCATGAAACCATTCATGCTGCAAGAAGCGGATAAGAAATTGCGTGATGAGATAAATGGAAATCTGGAAAAATTCTTAGGCGACCGACGCCTGCCTAACTCGATTTCTCCACTCGATATGGCCATAGCCGAAAGTCGAAGGGAAGTGCGTAGCAGGGGCTATGATCCCTACCATTTGCCTGACTATAATCGTACCGCTGGCATATTTACTTTTCAGCTTGTGAACTCTTGGATTTGGGGTGTGGCGAGTTTCTATCGTGTGGGCGATATGTCGGTAGCGATGCAAAACAACACAATCAAATTGCACTTCCATGTGGGCACACAGGAGATAGCTGGCGAAAGTCATTGGGAAATCGATTTTGGTTTGGCATCGCGTACAGGAACATTTAAATTCTCGATTCAATATATTCGCTTGACGGTGGATGTCAGCCAAGCTTTGGATACACGTAAGCGGCCACGTATCAACGATCTACAAATCGATTTGGGTAATATGCAAGTGCGCAGTGACGGCGCCGGTACATTGGATTATATTGCAGAGGCTGCTGTCAATATTTTACCTAATTTATTGCGTTATCAAATCATGGATGTACTAGAAAACCCCATTAAGATGCGTATACAGGAGAAATTCGATACAATTGATGTAGAAAAGGCAATCAAGGATAACATTGAGAAGTTCGAGACTATGGGTAGTAACTTTTCATTTGACTTTAAGttataa
- the LOC129248206 gene encoding exocyst complex component 2, translating to MAPQPVVTGLSPKEGPPGTRVIIRGEFLGTRATDLIGLKICGSDCLLSAEWKSANKIIARTGPAKGKGDIIVTTISGGEGTSTVQFRAYHETIGPLKESAVWIEESPSQNFAWGRRTLAQSVLTQEDPLGLSIEGNEQKIPEDLRDLFPDASGDLSQDNFSPAWFLLENHLATSFEDLKAGLAYLKRKVESQKEGQLSFLKSNAGSVIDQLDTLMNIRDKLQEDTRIYGTEPLNVLESSIDNSISESQNIFTEVLLRKEKADSTRAVLFALSRHKFLFCLPNSVERRAQAGEYDIVVNDYARAKNLFGKTEIPMFRRVLEEVDQRILQIRKQLHEKVVKMPQSVEQQKKLIKALTSLEVQQSGTTIGDRLRNADPAWDAIEARAKYLEFTFKQAFEQYASKDQAGQEKSKNRENTNQPHSRVLFCEEICDIAASQLPDLWRLGQLYFTGELRGAHDPKPGDFKRMVLNAIEKFCAYLRVAVLIASDLRALRQTTGLAWPIGSSSATHQFLPWISQCLRYTRITYATLIRLDLPSEALDIIQKLIDEIRIFCFSITFKRATDRCKKLGEQETWDMGVEDFPGATMLPNCLEKLLIETLDETQSTCMNPEIREGNLLEPQSDGQREVSQRLQEFLATFCGVIEELAYQSHDEETPTHNVSQLIGYPNVQQSGMMSGRFWSSSVITWEQRMLCCLANCAYCNKSFFPHVGDVFVKYGYPLPTLAIETSRYSVNQLFTNLLEAYVEHKGDPLVGTIEPSMYLGRFQWDNEMEIGKLRPYAHECADNLVGVYSEIYTISPALLRPILEPIVLTVSEELARLMSCVQEFSYTGAIQANVDIRLLRDALKFYTNETGKNYFLEALEAIKPPLNAEQLKKSDAILERVKECMKLQLMCFAVKDP from the exons ATGGCTCCACAACCGGTCGTAACTGGGCTTTCACCAAAAGAGGGTCCACCAGGCACTCGTGTTATAATACGTGGAGAGTTCCTAGGTACAAGAGCCACCGACCTTATAG GACTGAAAATTTGCGGTTCTGATTGCCTGCTATCCGCGGAATGGAAATCAGCCAATAAAATAATAGCACGTACAGGACCTGCAAAGGGCAAAGGCGATATTATTGTGACTACTATTAGTGGTGGTGAAGGCACATCGACAGTGCAATTTCGTGCATATCATGAAACTATTGGCCCCTTGAAAGAGTCGGCAGTATGGATAGAGGAATCTCCATCACAAAATTTTGCTTGGGGTCGACGCACTTTGGCGCAATCAGTTTTGACGCAGGAAGATCCTCTCGGTTTATCTATTGAGGGTAATGAGCAGAAAATACCGGAAGATTTGCGAGATTTGTTTCCCGATGCAAGTGGTGATTTATCACAAGATAATTTTTCACCTGCATGGTTTTTGCTTGAGAATCACTTGGCCACTTCTTTTGAGGATTTGAAGGCTGGCTTAGCCTATTTGAAGCGAAAAGTAGAGAGTCAAAAGGAAGGACAATTGTCATTTTTGAAGTCTAATGCAGGTTCTGTGATTGATCAGTTAGACACGCTGATGAATATTCGAGATAAGTTGCAAGAAGATACGCGCATATATGGTACAGAGCCCCTAAATGTTCTCGAGAGTTCTATAGATA ATTCCATTAGTgaatcacaaaatattttcactgaAGTATTATTACGCAAAGAGAAAGCTGACTCCACACGAGCTGTTCTATTTGCACTTTCGCGTCACAAATTTCTATTTTGTCTGCCAAATTCAGTGGAGCGACGCGCACAGGCTGGTGAATATGATATAGTAGTAAATGATTATGCGCGTGCTAAGAACCTGTTTGGAAAAACCGAAATACCG ATGTTTCGACGGGTGCTCGAGGAAGTGGATCAGCGTATTCTACAAATTCGGAAGCAGCTGCACGAGAAAGTAGTTAAAATGCCTCAAAGTGTGGAGCAGCAAAAGAAACTGATAAAAGCGCTGACCAGTTTAGAG GTACAACAGAGCGGCACTACAATTGGTGATCGCTTGCGTAATGCCGATCCAGCTTGGGATGCTATTGAAGCACGTGCGAAATATTTAGAATTCACTTTCAAGCAAGCGTTTGAACAGTATGCATCGAAGGATCAAGCAGGGCAAGAAA AATCCAAGAACCGCGAAAATACCAATCAACCGCATAGTCGAGTACTCTTCTGTGAAGAGATTTGTGATATTGCTGCATCCCAATTGCCAGATTTGTGGCGGCTAGGCCAGTTATATTTCACGGGTGAACTGCGTGGTGCACATGATCCCAAACCAGGAGATTTCAAG CGCATGGTTTTAAATGCAATCGAAAAATTCTGCGCTTACTTGCGTGTCGCTGTACTCATTGCTTCAGACTTGCGTGCGTTGCGTCAAACAACTGGCTTGGCCTGGCCAATAGGCTCGTCATCTGCTACCCACCAATTTCTGCCTTGGATATCGCAGTGTTTGCGTTATACGCGCATCACATACGCCACTCTTATACGTTTAGATTTACCGTCTGAGGCATTGGATATCATACAGAAGTTAATTGATGAAATACGCATTTTCTGTTTCTCAATAACTTTCAAACGCGCTACTGATCGCTGTAAGAAGCTAGGGGAACAAGAAACTTGGGATATGGGAGTCGAAGACTTTCCAGGCGCAACAATGTTGCCAAATTGTTTAGAAAAACTATTGATAGAGACGCTGGATGAGACGCAAAGCACATGCATGAACCCAGAAATAAG AGAAGGAAATTTACTGGAGCCACAATCAGATGGCCAAAGGGAAGTGTCACAACGTTTACAAGAATTTCTAGCAACATTCTGCGGCGTTATTGAAGAGCTAGCCTATCAGTCACATGACGAGGAAACACCAACACACAATGTTTCGCAGCTTATTGGCTATCCAAATGTGCAGCAAAGCGGTATGATGTCTGGACGATTTTGGAGCTCAAGCGTTATTACTTGGGAGCAACGCATGCTTTGTTGCCTGGCCAACTGCGCCTATTGCAACAAGAGCTTCTTTCCACACGTAGGCGATGTTTTTGTTAA ATACGGTTACCCATTGCCCACACTGGCAATTGAAACTTCACGCTATTCCGTAAATCAACTATTCACAAATCTTCTGGAGGCCTATGTAGAACATAAGGGTGATCCGTTGGTTGGCACAATAGAACCATCAATGTATTTGGGTCGTTTTCAATGGGACAACGAAATGGAAATCGGCAAACTGCGTCCATATGCGCACGAATGCGCTGATAATTTAGTCGGTGTCTATTCAGAGATATATACCATATCACCAGCATTGCTGCGCCCAATACTTGAACCGATTGTGCTTACCGTTTCTGAGGAGCTGGCGCGCCTGATGAGCTGTGTGCAAGAATTTAGCTACACTGGCGCCATACAAGCGAATGTCGATATACGCTTGTTAAGAGATGCCTTAAAATTCTATACAAATGAGACCGGAAA aaattatttcCTTGAAGCCTTGGAGGCTATAAAACCACCACTTAATGcggagcaattaaaaaaaagcgatGCAATTTTGGAGCGTGTAAAAGAATGCATGAAGTTGCAACTAATGTGCTTCGCAGTCAAGGATCCGTGA
- the LOC129248074 gene encoding conserved oligomeric Golgi complex subunit 3, which produces MDDVAVVQSENENLRKVRARLLQWESNGDALAPLNPLQLECLDVLTNQCRIYNEVPSDATPSVSTAKSLAVEDTKQNKSTTFVGSASAQELQALPKPGINNTKDFLLWYDRVNEEITRHANAQYYQYLQQLEQRDAECGEILEQINSAIEQLTSLNSEYETVSQKTSALNTASEKLTEEQQRLQKLGEEIQRRLHYFSQVELLHQRLQSPTLSVSSEAFRDCLDRIDECLEYLRANPKFKDVGAYTVKYKHCLAKAVTLIKNYSTVVMSQATAATLHPKQVHSAMLQSTTSTTVESENKSNIAPVSTSPDAAFALYYGKYQTAAVKIKRVAQLVESRLERSTEYEQLLGEMHQNYLNERATIMSPAVNKAIQELKAAHKGDHCALTRSACAFLVHVCQDEQRLFFQFFALGSEQLTTYLEGLCTILYDTMRPYIIHINHLETLAEICSILRIEMLEEHVQQNPGALEAFANTVNQLLQDVQERLVFRAHLYLQSDILNYNPSSGDLAYPDKLEMMESIALSLQEPQQMRRYDSRSSINSSISSAVENESVDTAYRPRNINSSPADLHGMWYPTVRRTLVCLSRLYRCVDRPIFQGLSQEALKLCIQSVSAAATKISAAKTPIDGELFEIKHLLILREQIAPFRVDFTIKETSLDFSKIKTAAFGLLHKRKQLFSMGSNNALLEFLLEGTPQIKEHLLDSRKEVDRQLKMVCEQFIKDAVQMLISPILQFLDKAQALLQSKDNKSAANERETATPKLNYALRQSAWASPQQISSIIQESQRLIKNKLSTLQRSMQLYLSNRDTEFIIFRPIRNNVIQTFVKLEQLLTTNGYNNDDMTITGCPTAEQVSILLSSASILATEGIVNFSAAARKTSTSSNEEAASAAPMRRISFEKRVSFEGGTTPTTTMENLPEMPESGSSAASPAPPTLSENNDNEEVTEVATTA; this is translated from the exons ATGGATGACGTTGCTGTGGTCCAGAGTGAAAATGAGAATTTGCGAAAAGTTCGCGCGAGACTACTTCAGTGGGAATCAAATGGTGATGCGCTTGCTCCATTAAACCCTCTACAATTGGAATGCTTAGATGTGTTAACTAACCAGTGCCGGATTTATAATGAG GTACCATCGGATGCTACACCGAGCGTAAGCACTGCCAAATCTCTGGCTGTAGAAGAcactaaacaaaacaaatcaacaaCATTTGTAGGTAGTGCAAGCGCACAAGAATTGCAGGCATTGCCGAAACCTGGCATAAATAACACTAAAGATTTTCTGTTATGGTATGATCGCGTCAATGAGGAGATCACTCGACATGCAAACGCGCAGTATTACCAATACTTGCAGCAACTGGAACAACGTGATGCGGAGTGTGGGGAAATTTTGGAGCAGATAAACTCTGCAATAGAGCAACTCACATCGCTAAACAGTGAATATGAGACAGTATCGCAAAAAACTAGTGCGCTAAATACAGCCAGCGAAAAGCTAACCGAAGAGCAGCAACGTTTACAAAAACTCGGCGAAGAAATACAACGTCGCTTGCACTATTTCAGTCAAGTAGAGCTACTTCATCAGCGACTTCAAAGCCCAACTCTATCGGTCTCAAGCGAGGCATTCCGTGATTGTTTAGATCGTATCGATGAGTGCCTTGAATACTTAAGAGCAAAT cCCAAGTTCAAAGATGTTGGTGCTTACACGGTGAAATACAAGCACTGTCTAGCAAAAGCAGTGACATTGATAAAGAACTACTCTACCGTAGTAATGTCACAAGCCACCGCTGCCACATTACATCCGAAACAAGTGCACTCTGCAATGCTACAAAGCACGACGTCCACCACAGTGGAGAGTGAAAATAAATCCAATATCGCTCCAGTAAGTACTTCTCCGGATGCCGCATTCGCACTATATTATGGCAAATATCAAACAGCTGCGGTAAAAATTAAGCGCGTGGCGCAACTAGTCGAGTCCCGGCTGGAAAGAAGTACAGAATATGAACAGTTACTTGGTGAAATGCATCAAAATTATCTGAATGAACGAGCAACTATTATGTCGCCAGCAGTCAATAAAGCCATACAGGAGCTGAAGGCCGCACACAAAGGAGATCATTGTGCGCTGACGCGTAGTGCTTGTGCATTCCTGGTGCATGTTTGTCAAGATGAACAAAGgctcttttttcaatttttcgcgTTAGGCAGTGAGCAATTGAC CACTTACCTGGAGGGTCTTTGCACTATATTGTATGACACAATGCGCCCTTATATCATACACATTAACCACTTGGAAACGTTGGCAGAAATATGTTCTATTTTACGCATTGAAATGCTAGAGGAACATGTACAACAAAATC cCGGCGCGCTGGAAGCGTTTGCGAATACTGTAAATCAGCTGCTACAAGATGTACAAGAGCGTCTGGTGTTTCGTGCCCATCTTTATTTGCAATcagatattttaaattataatccATCCTCCGGTGACCTTGCCTACCCAGATAAACTGGAAATGATGGAG AGTATTGCTTTGTCGCTGCAGGAGCCTCAACAAATGCGCCGTTATGACTCGCGTTCGTCAATCAATTCAAGCATTTCGAGTGCAGTAGAAAACGAAAGCGTCGATACCGCATATCGACCACGCAATATAA ACTCATCACCTGCTGATCTGCATGGCATGTGGTATCCAACCGTACGTCGCACGCTAGTTTGTCTTTCGCGCCTTTACCGTTGCGTAGATCGTCCCATATTTCAGGGTCTCTCCCAAGAGGCACTCAAACTTTGCATACAGAGTGTCTCTGCAGCAGCTACGAAAATTTCAGCAGCAAAG ACCCCCATAGATGGTGAACTCTTTGAAATCAAACATTTACTTATTCTGCGCGAGCAAATAGCTCCATTTCGTGTAGACTTTACCATCAAAGAGACCTCTTTAGACttcagtaaaataaaaactgctGCTTTTGGTTTGCTACACAAGCGCAAACAGCTTTTCTCCATGGGTAGCAATAATGCCTTACTCGAGTTTCTGCTTGAAGGTACCCCACAGATTAAGGAGCATTTGCTTGATTCGCGTAAAGAAGTCGATCGCCAACTGAAAATGGTCTGCGAGCAATTTATAAAAGACGCAGTGCAAATGTTAATTTCgccaattttgcaatttttggatAAAGCACAGGCGCTACTACAAAGCAAGGATAACAAATCAGCCGCGAATGAGAGAGAAACTGCTACACCTAAACTAAACTATGCCTTGCGTCAGAGTGCATGGGCGAGCCCACAGCAAATTAGCAGTATCATTCAAGAGTCACAgcgtttaataaaaaacaaattgtcaaCGCTACAACGCTCGATGCAACTATACTTAAGTAATCGGGATACAGAGTTTATAATATTTCGACCGATACGG AATAATGTCATTCAAACATTTGTGAAGCTCGAACAACTTCTCACCACAAATGGTTACAATAACGATGATATGACCATCACTGGCTGCCCAACAGCAGAGCAGGTGTCCATATTATTGTCCAGCGCCAGTATATTAGCGACGGAGGGCATTGTAAATTTCTCAGCTGCGGCACGAAAAACTAGTACCTCTTCAAATGAGGAGGCGGCAAGCGCAGCGCCAATGAGAAGAATAAGCTTCGAAAAGCGTGTGTCATTTGAAGGTGGCACAACGCCCACAACAACGATGGAAAATTTACCAGAAATGCCTGAGTCCGGATCGTCCGCTGCGTCGCCAGCGCCACCAACGCTCTCGGAAAATAATGACAATGAAGAAGTAACAGAGGTAGCAACGACTGCGTAG